DNA sequence from the Planctomicrobium piriforme genome:
GGCTTCGACCATGTCGGCATCGTCTACAACTTCCATCATGGGCACGGCCACATCGACGACTTCGCCGAATTCTTCACCCAGATGCAGCCCTATCTGCTCTGTCTGAATATCAACGGCATGAACGCCAGCGGCACCCCCAAGATCCTGGGAATCGGCAAGGGAGAACACGAACTCAAGATGCTGCAGACCGTCGCCGCCAGCGGCTACCAGGGTCCAATCGGCATCCTCAATCACCGAGTTGAACTCGACGCCAAAGAAGGCCTGCTGGAAAACCTCAACGGCCTCAACACGCTGCGGCCGCAGTTGGCACACGCAAACAGTCCTGCAACCTCATCGACGCCTGCTCCGGTTCCGTTATCTCCAGAGCAAAAAAATCAGGTCGACGCGATTGCCCAAACCGCTCCCGAAAAAGGCGATGTCGTCCGCGGCTCAAAAATCTTCTCCAGCGCCAAATCCGCCTGCCTGCAGTGCCATAAGGTCGGCGAAAAAGGAGGCTCGGTCGGTCCCGAGCTCACTAAAATCGGATCGCAGCGTGAGATTCGCCAACTGGTCGAATCGGTCCTCTGGCCCAAACGGGAAGTCAAACCGGAGTTCATCTCGTGGTCGGTCGCGACTGCCAAGGGGGAAGTTCTCACCGGCTACAAGCTGAACGTTGTGTCAAACGAGTTCGACCTGCTCAACCCGGCCACCGGCATCACGCGGCATCTGACGCCTGACGACATCGACGATCAGGCACAAATCGGCACGCTGATGCCTGAAGGTCTCACCGCCGCCATGACCGAAACAGACCGGCTCGACCTCGCGCGGTTTCTCTCGGAACTCGGCCGCACTCCCGAGGCCGATCTCGCAGCCGCAGGCATGAAGTTGCCGGTCCACGCTCATGACGCCGCCACGTTCCCACTCCTCACACCGCCGCTGCATCCCGAAGACCATCTACAGGCAACTCTGCCGGTCAATCACGAACGCATGTTCGACTTCTACGCCAAGGAAGCCGATTACTTCCGCGCACAACCGCAAACGCCCCCCTTACTGATGGCCTATCCCGGTCTCGATGGCGGCGGCCTCGGACACTGGGGCCGACAGACTGAAGCCGACTGGAAAGACGACCGCTGGAATCACAGCGACCTTGGCTCATTCCAGGCTGGCGTCTTCCACAACAAAGAGCAAACCGTCCCCCGCGCGCTCTGCGTCCGCCTCGGCGATCAAAAGCAACTCTCCGCCTGCTTCAATCCCGATACCCTCACCTATGACGCAGTCTGGAAAGACGGCTTCGTCAAATACTCGGATGTCCGTCACGGCTTTCTCGGCGGCTTCTCACTGGACGGCACTCCGCTCCCACTCCCCAAACAATCGCCGCAGCCTTCTGGCAAGTACCAGGGCTTGTATCGCTCAGGCAATCGCATCGTCTTCGCCTACCAGATCGACGGCGTCGATTATCTCGACGCCCCCTGGGTCAACGCGAACGGCGGCTTCAGCCGCGAAGTGGCGCCGGTCGAAAAGCATTCCCTGGGCTACGTCGTCAAAGGCGGTCCCACTCAATGGCCGCAGAAGCTGACCACCAACATTCAATACGGCCAGCAGCAACCCTATGCCATCGACACCTTCGAAGTCCCCTTCGACAATCCGTGGAAGTCACTGATGTATTTTGGAGGATTTGATTTCCTCCCCGACGGCAGCGCCCTGCTCTGCACCATGCAGGGAGACGTCTGGCACGTCACCGGACTCGACGCCCAACCCGACTCGGAAACCAAAGCGGTCTGGAAACGCTTTGCTTCCGGTTTCCACCAGGCGCAAGGACTTGTTGTCGCTGACGGCATTCCTTACGTCCTCGGCCGCGACATGATCACCCGACTGCACGATCGCAATGCCGACGGCGAAGCCGACTTCTACGAATGCTTCAGTAAAGCCTACGTCACCTCTCCCGCCGGCCACGACTTCATCTGCGGGCTCGAACGCGATCCTCAAGGAAACTTCTACATCGCATCCGGCAATCAGGGGGTGGTCAAGATTTCCCCCGATGGAAAAACGGCCCACGTCATCGCCACCGGCTTCCGCAATCCCGACGGCCTCGGCATTCTGCCGGACGGCACCCTGACAGTCCCTTGCTCGGAAGGAAACTGGACCCCCGCAACGATGGTCTGCAGCGTCCCTCAAAATCTGCCGGCCAGCAGTGAAGTTCCACACTACGGCTACGGCGGTCCAAAAAACGGCAAACCTCCCGCGTTGCCGCTGTTCTACATGCCCCGCGGCCTCGACAACTCGGCCGGCGGTCAGGTGTGGATCAACAGCAACAACTGGGGACCGCTCCAGCAGCACCTGCTGCACTTCTCCTTCGGGACTGGAACCTACTTCCTCGTGCTGGAAGACGAAGTCAACGGCCAAAAACAGGCGGCCGTCGTCACGTTACCTGGCGACTTCCGCTCAGGAGCACATCGCGGTCGAGTGCGTCCCCAGGATGGACAGCTCTTTGTCCTCGGCATGAATGGCTGGACCTGTTTCACTCCTGACGAGGGCTCTCTGCAACGCGTCCGTTACACCGGCGAACCCCTCCAGATTCCCACCGGATATCATGTTCACGAGAACGGCGTCGCCGTCACCTTTGCACTGCCGCTCGATCCCAGCGTCGCTACGAACCCGCGCAGTCATTTCATTCAGGCGTGGAACTACCGCTATGGCCCCGCCTATGGCTCGCCGGAGTTCTCAGCCGCCCATCCCGGCATTCGCGGGCATGATCCAGTTGAAATCAAATCGGCGACGATCCTCTCCGACGGCCGGACGCTGTTTCTTGAACTCCCGGACCTGCAACCGGTGAACCAGCTCTATCTGCGACTGGCCGTCGATAACTCCGATCGCAAGCACGACCTCTTCGCCACCGTGCATGCACTCGATCGTCCCTACACGCAAGTTCCCGGCTATCAGCCCGTCGCCAAAACCATTGCGCAGCATCCGCTCCTCACCGACCTGGCAATGGCCGCGAATCGAATTCCAAATCCATGGAAGAACGAAATCAAAAATGCCCGATCTCTGAATGTCGAAACAGGTAAGAATCTCACCTACGCCACGACCACGCTGCGAGCCAAAGCCGGTGAACCCGTGCGACTCACGCTGAGCAATCCAGATGTCGTCCCACACAACTGGGCACTTGTGCGACCGGGAACGCTGCAAACCGTCGGCGAGTTGTCTAACAAGCTCATCGGCGATCCCGACGCCTACGCCCGGCACTACGTTCCACAGTCGGAAGACGTCCTCGCCTATACCGACATCGTCGAACCCGGCGACAAGTTCACGATTTTCTTCAAAGCCCCCGAAAAGCCCGGCAAGTACCCGTACCTGTGCACCTTCCCCGGCCACTGGATGGTCATGAACGGCGTTTTAATCGTCGAATAAGATTGCCCTTCATTCCTTAACCTTCAACCATAAACCCTCAACCTTCAACCCACCCCCCATGCTCCCAGGCATTAAACTCTTCGATCTCACCGGCCAATCCGCCATCATCACCGGCGGTTCCAAAGGGCTCGGACAGGCGATGGCGGCCGGCCTTGCCTCGGCCGGCGCGAATGTTCTGCTCGTCAGCCGTCATCTCGACGAAGCCCAAGCCGCCGCACAAGAACTCGCGGCCGAGTACAACATCAAGGCCGTCGGCTGCGCAGCCGACGTCACCAGCCCTGAGCAAGTCGAGGCGATGGTCGACCTCGCGCTCTCGGCCTTTGGCAAGATCGACATTCTCATCAACAATGCCGGCATTAATATCCGCGGCCCCATCGACGAACTGACTCTCGACCAGTTTCAACAGGTCAATCGCATCAACGTGGAAGGCCCCTGGATCTGTGCCCGTGCGGTCGTTCCGCACATGAAAGCCGCCGGCAGCGGACGCATTATCAACCTCGCCAGCACGCTGGGCGTCGTCGGCCTCGCCAATCGAACCCCCTATACCAGCAGCAAAGGGGCCGTCGTCCAGATGACCAGAGCCCTCGCCCTCGAACTGGCTCCGTTCGGCATCACCTGCAACGCCATCTGCCCCGGCCCGTTCCTCACAGACATGAACGTCCCCATCGCCGATACGGACGAGGCGAAAAAGTTCATCATCGGCGCGGTCGCCCTCAACCGCTGGGGCAAGATGGAAGAAATCCAGGGCGCCGCCATCTACCTGGCCAGCCCCGCCAGCAGCTTCGTCACCGGCAGCCTGCTCATGGTCGACGGCGGCTGGACCGCGCGGTAGGAGGAAAACGTTGAGCGATGAGAGTTGAGCGTTGAGTGAATTCAATTTCCCTCACCCCTGACCTCCGGCCCCTGACCCCTTCTGCCGGAGATACACTTTCGCCGAATCGGCCATCGTGACGAGCGCTGCGCCCATCATGATGACGTCCTTGACGACGAGCCTGCCGGGTCCGCTCAGGTAGGGGAAACCGTCCTGGGCATCGCCCATCGCAGGAACCCAGCATTCAGGCGTGGTGATCAAAAACGACAGCGTGACGAACGACATCACAAAGACCAGGAAACTGCCGACCGACGCAACTTGTGGAAGCCAGGGATGCAGGCAGAGCAACAGACCGTACAGGACGATGACTGATCCCAGGCCGTAGGCGAATTCGTAGGTGCCGTTCGCTGCATGCCAGGCTCGATTCTCCGAATTCAACACCCCTTCAGGATTCTTGTGAGCCTTGTAGTTCTGGCCGTCGGCGTAAAAGAAACTCATGAATGGACTGTTCGCGACGAACGGCACAATTCCATCCGCCTCGTATGGAAACGCCTTCAGTCCTCCAATCCACAGCAGCACGATGATCAGCCCGATCCGTGTGACAACCACGCCCGCTTTGTCCATCCGTGACGCCAGTTCAAACAGTTTCAGCATGCTCATTTTTCATCCTCCACGAGAGCCAGCAGCGTCAGAGTGAACCGGAGCATCCGGTTCACTTGCTGCCTTGACTCAAGTATCGGACGTGAGCACGGAACCTCGAATGGGCGCATGGCCTGAAGACATGGACAAATTGCTCCCGCCCCGAATCTCTGTCTCAAACTCGCGAAAAAACGTCGGCGAATATCCGGTGGATTTCTTGAAGAGACGGCTGAAATACAGTTCGTCGTGAAAACCCAGTTCCCGCGAAATCTCTTTCACAGGCTTCAGTGTATGGAGCAGTTGCCACTTGGCGTGGATCAGAATGCGGCTGCGAATGAGTTCCGTCGGCGTCGTGCCGTGATGCTCCCGCACGATTCTGCCAAGCGTCTTCGCGGTGATGTGCAGCCGCCGGGCATATTCGGCCGGTGAATGCAGGAGATGGTAGTTCTGTTCGATCATGTCGCTCAGTTCGATCAGAACCGGATGCCGCACATTTGCGCCTCGCCGGCATGCGGCCGCACGAGCATTCTTGAGCCGGGCGGCAAGGACCAGCAGAACCTTGAGGTGTGCCAGCATGACCTCACTGTAAGCCAGCTCGCGCTCGTCAAATTCCTGCCGGATCCGTTCGATCAGATTCAGCACCTCGGATTTCACGCGCCCTGACAGTGCGACCACGGGAATCCCGTACGGATCGTTGAACAGGGCGCCGCTGCATCCGACCTCAGCGTGAAACGTCTCCACGCACAGAAAATTGGCGTGAAACTGAACCACTACTCCGTGGGTGACCGCGTCAGGTGCGAACCGGATGTGCTGGTAGGGTACTAAAAATAACAGCTCGTCAGGTCCGAAACTGAAACTGGAAGCGTCCGCCCAAAATGTCCCGGAACCGGACTCGATCAGATAAACGGAAAAGCAATTCGTTCGGACCGGCTCAAAGGGCTTGCGCTGTAGAGTCAGACGCTCGATGCGAATCGCCTCGCCCCCATTCCTCGGGTCGAACAGCCCCCCGACCACACTTCTCCCCCCCATGCTCTTCCCTCACCCCTCAAGCCTCCTTCGCCGCCCCAATCAACACCTCGCTCGCGTTCGGGCCGATGACGATTTCTTTGCGGATGCTTGCTTCGCTGGGAAAGGCGATCAACTCGAGCGCCCAGATCAGGGAAATCAGCTTGCCGGAGAAGCTATAAGGGCCCCACGGCAGCTTCATCGTCACCTGTTCCCGTCCGGAACTCTTCGCGGTTTCGATCCGCACCGTCTGGACGACCGACAGATCGCGGTCCCCTTTGCCGGATGTGTTCCACACCAGCCGCAGCTCCAGCGAGTCCGGCGGCTGGTCGAATTCCCAAAGCGCCGTCACCACCATCTCGTTGCCGGGATAGTAGGCGTCGTATTCAGTTTCGATCTGCAGATCTGTCATTCGTGGGGCACCACTCGAATCGGGAACGTGGCGGTGACATTCGGCCAGTTGGGGATCTCTCCCTCAAAATGAATCTGCCAGACAATCTTGTTATGCCGGCCATTGAGCGAATGCATCGTGTCGGTGGGGATTTCGACGGTCGCCTGTCCCTGTTCGATCTGGGCTGGCTCAGACGCTTCGACAAACACTTGTTCGTAGAACGTCGACCTGTCGGTATGCGTATCCGTCCCCCGCGTATAGGTCGCTTCTTCCGTCCCCTTCAGGGTGATCTTCAGCATCCGAATCCCCCGCGGCGAGCCCTGAAAATTCCACGACAGATTTGCCGTCCCCCCCAGCGGAATCAACCGCCGGCTGAGCGTCAGCACCGGCACCGGATTGAACAGCGCCAGAAATGTGTGGAACGCGCCAAAGAGAATCAGCAGGCCGATCAGTCCGAACGGAATCAGGATCAGCTCAGGCATCCATTCCCATTTCCCCTGCAGCCAGTCCCTCATCCGCATGGCGATAAACACGCCGACCACGCCGTTCCAGATCACCGCAAAAATCAGCAGCCCGATAAACGACCCCATCCGGCTCGATGACGGGCTCAGCGTCGTCGGCCCCGGCTCCTCTTCGAGATCGTCGTCATCGAAGTCGGTATCGGCCGTCATCAGCACGCTGCTGTGCCGCTGCGCCTCACGATCCGCAGCCGAACGCCCTGCCAGATCGAATTCCTCAGGCGACTGCAGCGCCGCCGGCTTGCTCCGCCGCGACATCAGGATACCGATATAACCGCCGATGCCGACGAGCAGAAACGGCACCGAGAACAGCCCCCACAACAGGCTCGTATTGAACTGCCGGTTCAGCACCGACTCGTCCGGCTGCTTCGGATCGACATAACACACCGTTTTTTTACCCGGCGGGTGTTGCGCGACAATCGCCTCTTTCGATTTCTTCCCGCTCGTCCTGCCTGTGAAGAACCAGTAACGGTCACCGTCATAATTGCGGTCGTTAAACGTGTACTGGTAGCGGATGTCGACCGTAAACGTGTCGTCGCCAATGACCTCGCTCGACACGATGACGCACGGCGTCTCGACCCAGGTCTGGGCGATGGCCATTTTCAACATCGGTCCCAGCGTGGCAAACCAAAGCAACGTGGCCCCGGCCGCGAAGAACAGCGAACAGAAGACAAACAGAAACAACGACCCGATGCATCCCGCACAACCGAGCGGACCAGTCTTCCGCTTCAGCGAAAGTGCCGGCGAAGCTGTGCCAGAAGAATCATCGACAGGCGTCATAGGCGTGATCTGAGTGTTGTTTCGAATTTCGTGCTTCGAATTTCGATATTTTTCACGTCACGGAGCGGCTTTATCTTGTTCGACCGGCACTAGCGGCTTTGCATCTTTCGTGGTCGCCGCGGACTTTTCGACTCGGCCGAACAAATGCCCCCCCGCCTTGCCATGCTGCCAGGTGCCTGCATAGCGGTCCTCATAAAACAGCACTCTGGCGAAGAACCCGTCACCCAGCAGCGGTATGGTGAGGTTCGTCACCTGCAGCATCGGCGTGTCGCCCGCCCAGTACACCTGCACAGGTACCGGAATCGGCACCTCGACGTTCTTGTAGCTCATCTTCGCCTGCACGATCCACTGCTCGTCCTTGACCTTGCTGGCCGAAAGAATGCCATACATCTCCGACCGCGGCGCGGCTTCCCAGGCCCGATCGCTCGTAAACGAGCCCACCAGATTGGCCCCCGTCAGCAGTTCCGAGAACTTCTTCTCGGCAGCATTCATTTCCACCGCCGGAGCAGCCGGAGCCGGAGCTTCATCCGCCAGCACCGGCAGTGCCGCGAAAGTCACAATGAACAGGCAACACCATTTCGTCATGTCGTCACCTCGTAGGAGAATTGAGTGTTGAGAGCTGAGTGTTGAGTGTGGGGAGAGTCGAGAGCAGCCCTAACGCTCAGCTTCCTTCAATGGCCCAATGACAAATGACAATTGACCAATGACAAATATCTTTTCAGTTGGACCGTTTCTCCCCATCAAACCTCACACTCATCCCTTGGCTAGTTCTTCATCCCATTCATCCAACAGCGGCCAGTCGACGGCACAGGTGCCGAAGTCGGCCATATGTTGATATTTGTCGAGTCGGTCGATCGTCGCCTGCAATTGCTTGTCGTCTTTGCGGAACACCGGGCCGTGGCTCGGCAGCAGCCATTCCACGTTGCTCGCCTTGATCCGCTGCAGCGAACGAATAAAGGCCGGGAGATCGGACCCGTGATGGGCGTCGATGTTCCCCACGCAGCCGTCCCGATAAATGTTGTCACCAGAGAACAACAGGTTGTCCAACCGGAACGACAACTGTGCCGGAGCATGCCCCGGCGTATGCCAGACATCGAGCTTGAGATCGCCGATTTTCAGGACATCCCCTTCATCGATCAGTTGATCGACTTTCACCGGCGGCAGATCGATTGAGATTCCCTGCGCGGAAATTTCCGCATAGGTCATAATCCGCTCCCCTTCTGCCAGCAGCTTGGCGGCGCTGGGATGCCCGACCACGATCGCCTGCGGCATCAGCTCCTTCGCCCGCTTCATTCCCTGGATATGGTCGACGTCCGCATGCGTCGCCACCAGGTACTTGCACTGAGACAGGGGAAAATCCATCTGGCGAATCATCGCCACAATGTCTTCCAGCGTATCTTCGTAACCAATATCAATCAGCGCCCATTCGCTGTTGTCATAAACCAGATAGACGCAGCAGCCCAGACGACGACGGGCCTGCAGGTTCATCTCGATGACGTGAGGAAAAATGTCACGTCGGGTTTTCATCGTTCATTCCTTCTGCTGTGCTGGCTGAGGACCTCCGCGCGGGACAGCGGACGCCGTTGGCTTGCGTTGACCTGTTTTCAGCCGATTCTAAAGGAAAAGACGCAGAAGTGGGTAGTGGGCGGACAAGCACCGCAAATTCAGCAACATTCATTGCAGTGGAAACAGACTCTCGGGATGATGCCCCGACAGTCCGGAAATGGAAACAAAGAGGCCCTCATGCGTCGAAAACTGTTGATCGCGGCCGCCGTGCTGCTGGTTCTGCTCGTGGCATTTCTGATTTCCGTGGCTCTACAGCCCAATGAGTTCGTCGTCACCCGTTCGATGACCATGGCCGCTCCCCCTGCGACCGTCTTCCCCTACGTCAACGACTTTCACAAATGGGAACAATGGTCCCCCTGGGCGAAGCTCGATCCAAATGCCAAAAACTCCTTCGAAGGCCCCTCCGAGGGCAAGGATTCGAAATTCAGTTGGGATGGCAACGACGAAGTCGGCGCCGGCAGCATGACGATTACAGACAGCGACCCCGACAAGCTGGTCAAAATGGATCTCGTTTTCCTGCGTCCTTTCCCCTGCAAAAATGTGGCTGAATTCACCCTGGAGCCGGATGCCGCAGGCACCAAGGTCACCTGGATCATGTCAGGCCAGAACAATTTCATGGGGAAGCTGGTCGGCATGCTCATGGATATGGACGCCCTGGTCGGCGACATGTTTGTCACCGGCCTGAACAACATGAAGCGGATCGTCGAGACCCCGCCTGCCGATCCGGCCCCGAAAGCGGCAGTCGAAAATTCACCCCCTTCCGAGGAACCGGCCAATGCCGAACGAAAACCCGAGTGATCCCGTGACCAATCCGACCACTGCCAATCCCAACCCCGCCTGGATGGTTTGGACCGGTCGGGTTCTCAGCGTCCTCCCTGCGCTCATGCTGCTGATGAGCGCAGCCATGAAATTCATGCAGCCGCCCGAGGTCGTCAAAGGCTTCGAACAATTCGGCCTGCCGCTGAACCTCGCCTTTGGCCTGGGAGTTTTGGAAGTCGCCTGCACCTTGCTGTACCTGATCCCACAGACCGCCATCCTCGGAGCCATCCTGCTCACCGGCTACTTGGGAGGCGCCATCTGCACCCACCTGCGAGTCGGCGATTCCTTCATTCCACCGCTCGTGATCGGCGTTGTCATCTGGCTCGGCCTCTTCCTCCGCGACCACCGCCTCCGCGCCCTGATCCCCTTCCGCCGCTTAAAGTGACCGACATTGGGTGGCGAGCAGTTGGTAGTGGTTAGCAGGCAAAGGCTTGCCTCTTCCGCTCTAGACTCTGGACTCCCAGCTCTCGACTTCCCCACCCTCTCAACACTCAACTCTTCCTCCGGCACTGGACACTGGACCCTCGACACTGGTCTACCGACTCATGTCCAACGTCGCCTACTTCACCGATTGGATCAACGCGCTGGGTCCGGCTGCCCAGAACGTGTGGCGCGGGGCGGTCGTTGCGAATGCCGTTGTCCTCTCCGTTCTCGTCGCGCTCATTTTGCGACAAAAAACGACGGGCAATGAGCGCTGGACCCGCCCGGAACTCCTCCTGTCCGCCGCAGGCGTCATCGGAATTCTTCTTGTCCGCATCCCCTGCTATGCCACGATGGGCGGGAGCTTCGACGAAACCCTCTGGCTGGCCGATGCCATCACGCTCCGTGCCGATCCCCGTTTCTGGATCTCGGTCGACGCAACCACTTCAGGCCCGTTGACGATCTACCTGCTGCTCCTGCCGGAACTCTGGGGCGGAGTTCCCAGCTATGGCTTCGCCCGATTGCTGACCGCAGTGATTTGGGGGGCCACCGCCAGCTTCTTTTACGCCGCCTTGAGAAACCTTGTCGATCGCAAACTCGCCGCCCTTGCAGCCGCTTCTCTCTTTGCCGTCCTGGCCGGTTTCAGCGTGATCGACAACGTCTCATGGAACGGCGAACACTTGCCAATCTTTTGCATGATGACGGCAATGTGGCTTCTCAGCCGACAACAGGTTGTCGGCACCATTTCACTCTTGTCCTGCCTGACCGTCGGGCTGCTGCTGGGGGCTGTCCCGTTCGCCAAATTACAGGCTGGCCCCATGGCGATGACGCTGGGACTGTTTTCGCTGTTCCTTGTTCACCGGTGGTCGTCACGCATGGCGTTGTTGCTTGGAGCCCTGACGCCCCTCGCCCTTGTGGCGGGATATCTGATCACATTTCAGGCGGTTGAACAGGCATGGCTGCTCTCGATTTCCACCAACCTCGGTTACGCCAGGTCGTATTCGAGCCGCACGCCCATTCAACGCCTGCTGGGATTACCTGCCGTCCTCTTTGACAGCATGGATACGCGTGTGTTTTTCCTGATTCAGATTCTGACAGGAATTGCAGGCTTGATCGCTCTCAGCGAAGTCGGCTGGAAACAGCTTCCTCAACGCCGCCGCCGACTTGCCTGGCTCGCGTGCAGCATCGCCTGGCTGTCCTCCGTCTGGTACGCCGTGAGTACGACAGGCACCTTTTTCAACCACTACTTTCTCTTCTTTCTGACGCCCCTCTTGCTTTGGAATGCCTTGTCATGGTATGCCGCGTTTGCAGTCATTCAGCAGGGGACGCTTCTGAAAACTCCCTGGAGAGTGCGGCACATCGCGTATGTCACCGTGGCACTCATTACCGCCCCGTTGTTGCCGCTCCTGAAATACGGAAACACTCAGATTCCGAATGATGGCCAACCGCTCCCTCTCGTCTGGCAGTCCCCTCTGAGCGATGCCATCGCGAAGCGCGCATCCCCCGATTCGCTTCTCGCCGTCTGGGGACATCGGCCTGAGCTGTATGTCCAAACCGGCCTCCCGTCCGCCACGCGTTATCCATATCCCTACATCGTGCACGCCCCCTGGTCGAACAATGCCGCACACCAGCGGCTTTATCTTCAAGATCTCGCGTCACATCCAAACGTAATCTTCGTCGAAGCCTTGCAGGGAGAAGGAGCCTCCGCAGGCTGCCCGCCCCTCGCCTCACTGCCGGAACTCCAGACCTACGTCGACCACCATTTTCAACACGTCGACACCATCGACGGTAGCCGTGTCTGGCAGTCGAACCGTCCCTGAAGATGCCTGGCCGACGCAATTGAGAGACCGTCCCATTGGTCGTAACTCTGGACTCGACCGCGGCAACGTGCTAACGTCTTAACATTCTGACAACCTTCAGAATGTGTCCCCAAACTCTCCCCCCTCGCCCTGCCTTTGGAGTCGCGCGATGTCACGACGTCGTGGTTTTACCCTGATCGAACTGCTGGTGGTCATTGCCATCATCGCCATTCTCATCGCCCTGCTGCTCCCCGCCGTGCAACAGGCACGCGAAGCAGCCCGCCGCACTCAGTGCAAAAACAACCTGAAACAGATCGGGCTGGCCATGCACAATTACGAAAGCTCGCTCCGCGTCTTTCCGCCCGCCAGCACGACAATTCCAGGCGATACCAAGGGGGTCTGGGTTTACTCAGCCGGTTCCCCCGGCGTGAACGTCACGCAGCACCTGCACAGCTTTGCCAGCCTGATCCTCCCTTATCTCGATCAGGCCACCATGTCGAACCAGCTCGACTACAACAAGTCGGCACTCGACATCGCCAATCGTCCGATCGCCGAAATGATTCTGCCAGCCTATCGCTGCCCCAGCTACAACGGCAGCGAGTATTCGGCGGAAGCCAAGTACACCGCGATCTCTCCCAAATTCGCTATTCGCAACTACGCCGCCATGGCTTCCACGGTGACGACCCTGATGAGCGAAGCCTATGGCTACAAGCCGGATGGAGCGATCTATCCCGGCAGAAGCACCAAGATTCGCGACATCACCGATGGCACGTCAAATACCATCATGGTTGCGGAATCACGGGAACAGAACGCG
Encoded proteins:
- a CDS encoding SRPBCC family protein; amino-acid sequence: MRRKLLIAAAVLLVLLVAFLISVALQPNEFVVTRSMTMAAPPATVFPYVNDFHKWEQWSPWAKLDPNAKNSFEGPSEGKDSKFSWDGNDEVGAGSMTITDSDPDKLVKMDLVFLRPFPCKNVAEFTLEPDAAGTKVTWIMSGQNNFMGKLVGMLMDMDALVGDMFVTGLNNMKRIVETPPADPAPKAAVENSPPSEEPANAERKPE
- a CDS encoding DoxX family protein — encoded protein: MPNENPSDPVTNPTTANPNPAWMVWTGRVLSVLPALMLLMSAAMKFMQPPEVVKGFEQFGLPLNLAFGLGVLEVACTLLYLIPQTAILGAILLTGYLGGAICTHLRVGDSFIPPLVIGVVIWLGLFLRDHRLRALIPFRRLK
- a CDS encoding DUF1559 domain-containing protein, giving the protein MSRRRGFTLIELLVVIAIIAILIALLLPAVQQAREAARRTQCKNNLKQIGLAMHNYESSLRVFPPASTTIPGDTKGVWVYSAGSPGVNVTQHLHSFASLILPYLDQATMSNQLDYNKSALDIANRPIAEMILPAYRCPSYNGSEYSAEAKYTAISPKFAIRNYAAMASTVTTLMSEAYGYKPDGAIYPGRSTKIRDITDGTSNTIMVAESREQNASVWIEGSTASLVATWFNPAACAAPPFDCAGTTSAINYKPYYTALTPTSISSEYGPSSLHTGGAQHLLCDGSVRMLSDNLSLVVYKALVTRGAGDVVGEF